A stretch of Desulfurivibrio alkaliphilus AHT 2 DNA encodes these proteins:
- a CDS encoding phosphoglucomutase, with translation MDMDNTSLPEKICQTHIVPGNHAASDYFAALRELLNHRRQETTATQMSRWQEAIDGIYRLLDDEIRNNRRPPVKPVSFGTSGWRGTLGKEVNVQSVRQVTQAIINIYHQAAAEPELAGALGVRDLDEARRRGVVLGHDNRFGGPVMAQAAAALLSGQGFNVHFAGETTTGVISAAVVVTGAAFSINLTPSHNPLEYGGFKYNAADAGPAAAIITNRITKEAARIIESGAAPKAEPAPELIAPLDTLTCWQQLVRDNRRRHGLDYDAILAELARRDDYILAVDCVHGASRVHLNTLLAGIPTARLLRFRDQEDPTFNGIAPEPSSENLAFIHQALQERPEPLKLGAIIDPDGDRIRFTDGTHEFDMNMFGAMSYHYLHEHKGKKGPVAKTVASSNFANSIAAGLGEEVFEPPVGFKEFKPVIGKALVLFEESDGISVIGHTPEKDAYIGMLLALEMMLHRPGGLYPYLEEIRARFGEFFPGRGGVAVSKQGAALQEALAGLEHYHPGESLPVGGHPRTIKELITIDGYKMIFEDQSWLMIRPSGTEPKVRFYVEARTEADKSQLLATARSLLQKIGLLEQ, from the coding sequence ATGGATATGGATAACACAAGTCTGCCTGAAAAGATCTGCCAGACCCACATTGTGCCCGGCAACCATGCCGCCAGCGATTATTTTGCCGCCTTGCGGGAACTGCTTAATCACCGCCGGCAGGAAACGACAGCCACGCAGATGTCTCGCTGGCAGGAGGCCATCGACGGCATCTACCGCTTACTGGACGATGAAATCCGCAACAACCGCCGCCCCCCGGTTAAACCGGTCAGCTTCGGCACCTCGGGCTGGCGGGGAACCTTGGGCAAAGAGGTCAATGTACAATCGGTTCGCCAGGTCACCCAAGCCATTATCAACATCTACCATCAGGCCGCCGCCGAACCGGAGCTGGCCGGGGCCTTGGGGGTGCGAGACCTGGATGAGGCCCGGCGGCGGGGGGTGGTACTGGGCCACGATAACCGGTTCGGCGGCCCGGTAATGGCCCAGGCGGCGGCGGCCTTGCTAAGTGGCCAGGGGTTTAACGTCCACTTTGCCGGCGAGACCACCACCGGGGTAATTTCAGCCGCGGTGGTGGTCACCGGCGCGGCCTTTTCCATTAACCTGACCCCCAGCCACAACCCCTTGGAGTACGGCGGCTTCAAATACAACGCCGCCGATGCCGGGCCGGCAGCGGCCATCATCACTAACCGGATCACCAAAGAGGCGGCACGAATCATCGAGTCCGGGGCAGCACCCAAAGCCGAGCCGGCCCCGGAATTGATCGCCCCCCTGGACACTCTGACTTGCTGGCAGCAGCTGGTGCGGGACAACCGCCGCCGACACGGGCTGGATTACGACGCCATCCTCGCCGAACTGGCACGCCGCGATGATTACATCCTGGCCGTCGACTGTGTGCACGGGGCCAGCAGGGTCCACCTCAACACCCTGCTGGCCGGCATTCCAACCGCACGCCTGTTGCGTTTTCGCGACCAAGAGGACCCCACCTTCAACGGCATCGCCCCGGAGCCATCCTCGGAAAACCTGGCCTTCATTCATCAGGCCCTGCAGGAGCGGCCGGAACCTTTAAAACTGGGCGCCATTATCGATCCCGACGGCGACCGGATCCGCTTTACCGACGGCACACACGAATTCGACATGAACATGTTCGGGGCCATGAGTTACCACTATCTCCACGAACATAAGGGCAAAAAAGGCCCGGTGGCGAAAACCGTGGCCAGCAGTAATTTCGCCAACAGCATTGCCGCAGGTTTGGGCGAAGAGGTGTTCGAACCGCCGGTGGGCTTCAAGGAGTTCAAACCGGTGATCGGCAAAGCGCTGGTGCTGTTTGAGGAATCGGACGGTATCTCGGTGATCGGCCATACCCCTGAAAAGGACGCCTACATCGGGATGCTGCTGGCTCTCGAGATGATGCTACATCGCCCGGGCGGTCTATATCCCTACCTGGAGGAGATCCGGGCCCGGTTCGGAGAATTTTTCCCCGGCCGCGGCGGGGTGGCGGTAAGCAAGCAGGGGGCGGCGCTGCAGGAGGCCCTGGCCGGGCTGGAACACTATCACCCCGGCGAAAGCCTGCCGGTGGGAGGGCACCCCCGAACCATCAAGGAACTGATCACCATTGACGGCTACAAGATGATTTTCGAGGACCAAAGCTGGCTAATGATCCGCCCTTCCGGGACCGAGCCCAAAGTGCGTTTTTACGTGGAAGCCCGCACCGAGGCAGATAAAAGTCAACTGCTGGCCACCGCCCGGTCCTTACTGCAGAAAATCGGCCTACTGGAGCAATAA
- a CDS encoding tetratricopeptide repeat protein produces MIKNKILPLLLAILLASGDLPITPAAAGTADWEQRAAALEASQDWPELLKHAFRWTRATPADYRAWFTMGQAQQQLHLHEQAEGSYRQALRLNDGLTAGWFHLGVLLREKGEYEEAATANLRVLELAPEMTVARYNLGVIHERLKQPEQALATYRQITKQDPEFAPAWHNLGAILGNRGQLPEAINAFRRAAELAPDNPQTWLALATAYRATGQDAETEQALERLQQLDPELAREFTRKQ; encoded by the coding sequence ATGATTAAAAACAAAATTTTGCCGTTGTTGCTGGCCATCCTGCTTGCCAGCGGCGACCTGCCCATCACCCCGGCCGCCGCCGGCACTGCAGACTGGGAGCAAAGGGCGGCGGCGTTGGAGGCCAGCCAAGACTGGCCGGAACTGCTTAAACACGCCTTCCGCTGGACCCGTGCTACCCCGGCGGACTACCGCGCCTGGTTCACCATGGGCCAAGCCCAACAGCAACTGCACCTGCACGAGCAGGCCGAGGGCAGCTACCGCCAGGCCCTGCGCCTGAACGACGGGCTGACCGCCGGCTGGTTTCACCTGGGGGTGCTGTTGCGGGAAAAGGGAGAATATGAAGAGGCGGCGACCGCCAACCTCCGGGTCCTGGAGCTGGCGCCGGAAATGACCGTCGCCCGCTACAATCTGGGGGTGATCCACGAAAGGCTTAAGCAACCGGAACAAGCCCTGGCAACCTACCGGCAAATCACTAAGCAAGACCCGGAATTCGCCCCGGCCTGGCACAACCTGGGGGCAATTTTGGGCAACCGGGGACAACTGCCCGAGGCCATCAACGCCTTCCGCCGGGCCGCCGAACTGGCCCCAGACAACCCCCAAACCTGGCTGGCTCTGGCCACCGCCTACCGGGCCACCGGCCAAGACGCTGAAACCGAACAGGCCTTGGAACGGTTACAGCAACTGGACCCGGAGCTGGCCCGGGAATTTACCCGCAAGCAATAA